The window TTCTCCCTAACAGGTTCGAGAGGCAGTTCTCATTATCTGGAGATATTCCCTCTTTGGCCACTGTATAGGCAACAGCCCGGTAAAGAGCACCGGTGTCCAGATAGATATAGGACATACGTTCTGCAAGAACCTTGCTGACCGTGCTTTTCCCTGCTCCGGCCGGCCCATCAATGGTAATCACCAGTTTTTCCCTCATACCGTAAACCACACATTTCTGGAAAGGTTGCACTTCAAAAGAATCACCGTGAACGCCTTTTTACCTGGCACGATTTCAGCATAACAGAAAGCGTCTTGTCAGAAAAGTATAAATCTCACACTTTGAGTGAAACGTTTCCTTGCCATTGCCCCTTAAAAAGATATTATTACAAAAAGTTCTATCTCTCAGGGAAAAGAGGGTGTGCTAATACTACTACGTTACATTGATGCGCGCAAAATCATGAGGTGCCCAATTTTACTGGGCCTTTAATAGGTTTTAAGTTTACTTATCAGTTTACTTAAAAAGAGCCTGAAACCCTTGATAATACTGGTTCCACATTTTGGACTTAACGAAGTAGTGTTAGTTTGTTGGTGTTTGTCTTTACCATTGCCACAGCAAAACTCTTAGGACTGTCATTTATTTCCATTACCAGGGAAAGTTTCGGCATGCTCCTCGACCAGTTCACTTTTTTCGAAAAGGGTGTACAGGCTTTTATCGAGATTCTGAATGCAAAAGAATTCCGCAGCAGGGCGGAATGGGTGGGAGGCTACGACTTTGAAGATTCAGGCAAAATCCGCTATTCTGTAGGTTCATGAAAGGAAAAAATACATGAAAAGAAGGATAGTTGTATCTATTCTCCTGTGGTTAATCGTTCTCCTGGGGGCATTTCCCGGATTATCACCCGCGGGGCAGAAGAGTATCATCCTGGCCACGACCACCAGCACACAGGATTCCGGTCTTCTCGATGTTCTCATCCCGATCTTTGAAAGGAAGACCGGCTATTTTGTAAAGACGATCGCTGTGGGCTCCGGACAGGCCATGACCATGGGACAAAGGGGAGATGCCGACTTGTTGCTGGTGCACTCGCCCGAGGCTGAGAAAAAGTTTGTGGCTGAAGGGTATGGGATAAATCGAAGAATCGTTATGCACAACGACTTTATCGTGGTAGGGCCTCCGGAGGATCCAGCTAAGCTCAAGGGCACAATATCCGCTGTGGAATCTTTTAAAAGGATCGCCTCCAGGGGGGCCATGTTTCTCTCCCGGGGCGATAACTCAGGAACTCATGCCAAGGAAAAGGCCATCTGGAAGGCTTGCGGAATCAATCCCGAAGAAAAAAGATGGTATCAGCAGACGGGCCTGGGAATGGGGATGACCCTCAATGTCGCCTCAGAGAAAAAAGGCTATACCCTTACCGATCGGGGAACGTACCTGGCCCTGAAGAAAAATCTCCGTTTGGACATCTTAGTAGAGGGGTATCCCCTCCTCCTGAATATCTATCATGTCATTGAGGTCAACCCGAAAAAATGGCCCAGAATAAACGCTGCCGGGGCAAGGGCACTGGCTGATTTCATGGTTTCCAGGAAGGCCCAGAACATTATCAGGGGCTTTGGAGTGGACAAGTTCGGCTCTCCTCTTTTCTTCCCCGACGCTGGTAAAAAAGAGGAGGAGTTGGGGAAAGGCAGACGATAAGGAGAAATTTATATGAGGGGATTATATTTTTTTCGGATCTGACCTCCGGTTCTTACAGTTTGGCCACTCCATTTTCCGCCGCATTCACAATGGGGTAGGCGAGAGGCGATGGAGTAAGGAGAGGGTGGGTGCCGCACTGGAAGGTAGCGATCTCATCTGCCGTTGTTTTCCTTTGAATTAAGGCGGCAAGGATGTTGGTTGTCTCTCCGACGATGACACCACCGCAAAGCTGAGCCCCTAAAATATCACCGGATGCCCTCTCAAAAATAAGCTTTACTTTAATTTCTCTCGTATCAGGTATGGTACCGGGGTGTTTGTCCGTAGCCGCAGCCTCTCCTGTAACACAGTCGAAGCCTGCTTCTCTTGCCGCTTTTTTCGTAAGCCCCACCTGCCCTAAGGCCAGATCTCCTATCATCGTACTAAAAGTTCCCAATGCCCCTGCATTTCTCCTCTTTATCACAAACAGATTGGCGCCGACAATCCTGGCCTCCATTGCAGCAATGGAGGCAATTCTCAAGGCCGAAGGTCTTTTGGTAAAAAAGGATACCTTTTCGGTACAATCCCCTGCCGCAAAGATGTCCCTATCACTCGTCCTTCCATATTCATCAACCCATATCCCGCCGGTTTCCCCTATCTTAAGTCCTGCTTTCTGTGCCAGGAGAGTATTGGGACGCACCCCTACCCCCAAAAACACAAGATCCGCTCTTATCTGTTCTTTTCCCGCAAGCTGTAAACCCTCAGCCTTTTCCTTCCCTAAGATAGCCTCTACCCGCGTATCTGTCCTGATCTCAACCCCCCTCTCCCTTAATTTTTTTTCTGTCAGGATACAGAACTCTTCATCGAAGACAAGCTGAAGACAATGGGGTAAAACTTCCACCACGGTTACATTCAATCCCCTCTTCCTGAATTCATCGGCAAACTCAAGACCGATGAACCCCCCACCGATAATGGCCGCATCCTTCACACCATTTAACGTCTTTAGCAACCCATTGAGATAATCTAAATCCTTTTGGGCGCAGAAGACATTTTTCAAATCCGCCCCCTGTACGGGAGGAACAACGGGCATTGACCCGGTAGCCAGTACCAGCTTTTCGTATCCGAGGGACTTACCCCCTGAGGTGGTAACATTCCTTGACTCCGGATCTATACTGGTTATCTCGTCAACTATCAGATCGAGGTTATTCCGGGTGATCAGTTCTTCAGGAATTATATTTTTCTCCGGTGTTCCGAGGGTGCCGAAGATATAGGGGATGCCGCACGGAACCAGAACCTGTCCCCTCTTTTCCCTTCGGACGATGGTAATCTTAGCCTCCCGGTAGTGCCTCCTCGCAGTTATACCGGCAACGAGACCGGCAGCACTGCCACCAATGATCAATACATCCGCCTTTTCCATTTTTCCCCCTTTCTGATTTTGACCTTTTAAACTCTTCTATCCTCTAACCAGCCAACCACTTTCCCTCTGATCAAATTAAGGAACTGTAATATTATACTTCCCCCTTAATTCATTTACAACTATAGATTGTTACCGGAGTTTTGCCCTGGACATATTGTTCAAACATCTTGCATCTGGTAATATAAAAAAGTATTTTCGTGGAGCTTTGTTAAGGGTAACCGAGGTATTGATGCTTTTCCATCACCCTGTAAAAACTTGGGGCGGGCAGGTATAATGACGATGAGATTGGGAGCGCACATGTCCATTGCCGGAGGGATTGAGAAAAGCATCCTGCGGGGACTATCTATCGGTTGCCAGGCTATTCAAATCTTTACCAAAAGTAATAACCAGTGGCAGGCGAGGCCCCTGACCACCGGGGAAACAGAAAATTTTAAAGAATTCCGGAAGGCATCGGACATGTTTGTTCTGGGTCATACCTCATACCTGATTAACCTGGCCTCCCCCGACGAAGAGCTGTGGCAGAAATCGGTGGCAAGTTTTATTGGTGAGATAGAAAGATGCGCCCTGTTATGTATCCCATACCTGGTTACCCACCCTGGCGCCCATGTGGGGGCCGGTGAAACCGTGGGTCTTGCCCGCATCAGCCGGGCTCTCGACAGGATCTGCGAGGGGACAAAAGAATCGAAAGTTATGGTGTTACTGGAAGTTACCGCCGGCCAGGGCTCTACGCTTGGGTTTCGTTTTGAACATTTGGCGGAAATAATGAAAAACAGTCATTATCCCGAGCGCCTGGGGGTATGTTTTGATACCTGCCATGCCTTTGCGGCTGGCTACGACCTCCGTACTCCCGAGACATTCGAGAAAACTTTTGCCCAATTCGATGGATTGATCGGGATCAAACAGATTAAGGCGATACACCTCAATGACTCCCGGGGAGGATTGGGGAGTCGCCTGGACAGGCACGAGCACATCGGCCAGGGCCAGTTGGGACGAGAAGCCTTTCGCCTTCTTTTAAACGATTCCCGTTTTCAAGGTTTGCCGATGCTGCTGGAAACCCCCAAGGGAAAAGATTTAAAAGAAGATGTTCAGAATCTGACGACGCTGAAGAGTTTGGTTGGGAGCGCCAGGGGTAAATCCTCTATTGGGCAGTAGGGACAAGTTTTACACCTCCCCCTACTTAAGACGAATGAACATGACCGCTGACAGGAGATAAAACGCCAGGGCAGCAAACAGCACGGATCTGAAGCCCCACCCTATGGCGACCAATACCGTTGCCGAACTTCCCATTACGGAGAAAAAGCCGTTTATACCCCAGGCCCAGGGGATGATCTCTTCCCCCCTTTTCCTTAATTCACTGAGGCCAGAGGGGAAGGGGATGCCCATGGGTATGGCAAGTGGGCCAATGAGTAAACTGCAAACAAACATCCGTATCCATAAGGACAGGCCGGCCAGGACGTCTTGCAACCACCAGTCAAAAGTCGAGAAAACGATTACCATGACACCAATACAGGATATACACCCCCAGATATGCCTTGATGTTACTTTGCCGATTCTCCCGGCAAGCAGACTCCCGATCCCTGAATATACAAGAAATGAACCGATAACAACACTTGCCGAAAAGACAGGGTCGTAGAGATAGCGGATGAATTGCTGCAGGATAGACATTTCGAGAAACATGTAGGCCATCCCCAGGGCGCCAAAATAGGTAAAAACAGGCACAAGACCTCCGGAAGGGTGGCGTATGAGACGAATGGGGGCCAGGATGAAGATCATACCGAGAAGAAAGAGGATGGCCGCCGTGATGAAGACCAGGATATAGCCCCAATCCATAAAGGGAATCCACTGGCGGCCGAATGCGCCAAGGTATCGCTTCAGCATCTCAATCTTGAAGAAGTGAGAAAAGAAGGGCCTGTCGTCCGTAGCAGGCCGAACATAGAAGGGATATTCTCTGTAAAACTGTTCCCTTGCAGCGGGTGAGAGAAGTTGGACCGCGGCAAGGTAGAACGAACTTTTCTCTAACTTGTTGAAAATATTTGTTTCTTCTTTCTTTACCCCCGGGTAGTAGCAGAGATCGAAAAGGCGGCTTTTACAGAAGGATTTGACGGCTTCAATCTCCTCATGATGAAAGTTT of the Syntrophales bacterium genome contains:
- a CDS encoding FAD-dependent oxidoreductase, which gives rise to MEKADVLIIGGSAAGLVAGITARRHYREAKITIVRREKRGQVLVPCGIPYIFGTLGTPEKNIIPEELITRNNLDLIVDEITSIDPESRNVTTSGGKSLGYEKLVLATGSMPVVPPVQGADLKNVFCAQKDLDYLNGLLKTLNGVKDAAIIGGGFIGLEFADEFRKRGLNVTVVEVLPHCLQLVFDEEFCILTEKKLRERGVEIRTDTRVEAILGKEKAEGLQLAGKEQIRADLVFLGVGVRPNTLLAQKAGLKIGETGGIWVDEYGRTSDRDIFAAGDCTEKVSFFTKRPSALRIASIAAMEARIVGANLFVIKRRNAGALGTFSTMIGDLALGQVGLTKKAAREAGFDCVTGEAAATDKHPGTIPDTREIKVKLIFERASGDILGAQLCGGVIVGETTNILAALIQRKTTADEIATFQCGTHPLLTPSPLAYPIVNAAENGVAKL
- a CDS encoding deoxyribonuclease IV, whose translation is MTMRLGAHMSIAGGIEKSILRGLSIGCQAIQIFTKSNNQWQARPLTTGETENFKEFRKASDMFVLGHTSYLINLASPDEELWQKSVASFIGEIERCALLCIPYLVTHPGAHVGAGETVGLARISRALDRICEGTKESKVMVLLEVTAGQGSTLGFRFEHLAEIMKNSHYPERLGVCFDTCHAFAAGYDLRTPETFEKTFAQFDGLIGIKQIKAIHLNDSRGGLGSRLDRHEHIGQGQLGREAFRLLLNDSRFQGLPMLLETPKGKDLKEDVQNLTTLKSLVGSARGKSSIGQ
- a CDS encoding substrate-binding domain-containing protein; its protein translation is MKRRIVVSILLWLIVLLGAFPGLSPAGQKSIILATTTSTQDSGLLDVLIPIFERKTGYFVKTIAVGSGQAMTMGQRGDADLLLVHSPEAEKKFVAEGYGINRRIVMHNDFIVVGPPEDPAKLKGTISAVESFKRIASRGAMFLSRGDNSGTHAKEKAIWKACGINPEEKRWYQQTGLGMGMTLNVASEKKGYTLTDRGTYLALKKNLRLDILVEGYPLLLNIYHVIEVNPKKWPRINAAGARALADFMVSRKAQNIIRGFGVDKFGSPLFFPDAGKKEEELGKGRR